A portion of the Achromobacter sp. MFA1 R4 genome contains these proteins:
- a CDS encoding ABC transporter ATP-binding protein produces MSKLLQAQGLGKRFGGLQALSDVSFDIEQGEIYGLIGPNGAGKTTLFNVLTGLYIPEEGTCTFNGESMTGKKPHEVAYAGLARTFQNIRLFANLSAIENVMIGRHLRTRAGVLGAVLRTRATRAEEAAIEARAQELLDYVGIGHRANDVARSLPYGDQRRLEIARALATDPKLLALDEPAAGMNASETVVLRKLVEKIRADGVTVLLIEHDMKLVMGLCDRVLVLEYGKVLAMGKPAQVQRDPKVIEAYLGAGAAQDPNIHKEGQAT; encoded by the coding sequence ATGAGCAAACTGCTGCAAGCCCAGGGCCTGGGCAAGCGCTTCGGCGGCCTGCAGGCCTTGTCGGACGTCAGTTTCGACATCGAGCAGGGCGAAATCTACGGGCTCATCGGTCCGAACGGCGCGGGCAAGACCACGTTGTTCAACGTGCTGACGGGTCTGTACATCCCCGAAGAGGGCACCTGCACCTTCAATGGCGAGTCCATGACGGGCAAAAAGCCGCACGAGGTGGCGTATGCGGGCCTGGCGCGCACCTTCCAGAACATCCGCCTCTTCGCCAACCTGAGCGCGATCGAGAACGTGATGATCGGCCGCCACTTGCGCACCCGCGCGGGTGTGCTGGGCGCGGTGCTGCGCACCCGCGCCACGCGCGCCGAAGAGGCCGCCATCGAGGCGCGCGCGCAGGAACTGCTGGACTACGTCGGCATCGGGCACCGCGCCAATGACGTGGCGCGCTCGTTGCCCTACGGGGACCAACGGCGCCTGGAGATCGCGCGCGCGCTGGCGACGGATCCCAAGCTGCTGGCGCTGGACGAACCCGCCGCGGGCATGAACGCATCGGAAACGGTGGTGCTGCGCAAGTTGGTCGAGAAGATCCGCGCGGACGGCGTGACCGTGCTGCTGATCGAACACGACATGAAGCTCGTCATGGGCCTGTGCGATCGCGTGCTGGTGCTGGAATACGGCAAGGTCCTGGCGATGGGCAAGCCCGCCCAGGTGCAGCGCGACCCCAAGGTCATTGAAGCGTATCTGGGCGCCGGGGCCGCCCAGGATCCGAACATCCACAAAGAGGGCCAGGCAACATGA
- a CDS encoding ABC transporter ATP-binding protein, translating to MTASQPLLELRGLQVSYGGIRAVRGIDLCVDEGELVCLIGANGAGKSTTLRAICGLVPLAGGEIVYAGQSIGGQKSHELVRKGLVMVPEGRGIFGQLTIEENLAMGGYVRRDAAQIRQDTDRVFTLFPRLAERRRQAAGTLSGGEQQMVAMGRAMIARPKLLLLDEPSMGLAPLMVEKVFDVVRTIASEGVTILLIEQNARLALENSHRGYVMESGEITLSGPARDMLHDPKVRAAYLGEVE from the coding sequence ATGACGGCATCCCAACCCCTACTGGAGCTGCGGGGCCTGCAGGTGTCCTATGGCGGCATCCGCGCGGTGCGCGGCATCGACCTGTGCGTGGACGAAGGCGAACTGGTCTGCCTGATCGGCGCCAACGGCGCCGGCAAGAGCACGACGCTGCGCGCCATCTGCGGCCTGGTGCCGCTGGCCGGCGGCGAGATCGTCTACGCCGGGCAGTCCATTGGCGGACAGAAGTCGCACGAGCTGGTCCGCAAGGGTCTGGTCATGGTGCCCGAGGGCCGCGGCATCTTCGGACAGCTCACCATCGAGGAAAACCTCGCCATGGGCGGCTATGTCCGCCGCGATGCGGCGCAGATCCGCCAGGACACCGATCGCGTCTTCACGCTGTTCCCCCGCCTGGCCGAGCGGCGCAGGCAGGCCGCGGGCACCCTGTCCGGCGGCGAGCAGCAGATGGTGGCCATGGGCCGCGCCATGATCGCGCGTCCGAAACTGCTGCTGCTGGACGAGCCGTCGATGGGGCTCGCGCCCCTGATGGTGGAAAAGGTGTTCGACGTGGTGCGCACCATCGCCAGCGAAGGCGTGACGATCCTGCTGATCGAGCAGAATGCGCGGCTGGCGCTGGAGAACAGCCACCGCGGCTACGTGATGGAGTCGGGCGAGATCACCCTGTCCGGTCCCGCGCGCGACATGCTGCACGATCCCAAGGTGCGCGCGGCGTACCTGGGCGAAGTCGAGTGA
- a CDS encoding MFS transporter, with product MSIARPPFPFRDAGQKYAFVVVGVIFLSLLVAAGLRSSPSVLLVPLEEAFGWSRSAISFAAALGIFLYGLVGPFAAAAMERFGLRRVLIGALILMSASSAVSAYMTEPWHLIMTWGVFSGLSSGAVAIVMGATVVNRWFVKHRGLMMGLLTASAATGTLVFLPVLAALASSGDWTRVVWTVAGAAAALVPLAWWLVPDRPSSVGVAPFGSDPLAPPAPAAPRTGMLAATFGTLARAARTRTFWYLFATFFVCGFTTNGLVGTHLIALCGDHGMPEVQAAGLLAMMGIFDLLGTTASGWLTDRYDPRKLLFVYYALRGLSLMYLPYSDFSFYSLSIFAIFFGLDWIATVPPTLRLTTEAFGERDASIVFGWIVAGHQMGAASAAWMAGALREAQGNYLMAFVISGATGIIAAVLALMIGRRRAVAQPA from the coding sequence ATGAGTATAGCCCGCCCTCCCTTCCCATTCCGCGACGCCGGCCAGAAATATGCGTTCGTCGTCGTCGGGGTGATTTTTCTGTCGCTCCTGGTGGCCGCAGGGCTGAGGTCCTCGCCCAGCGTGCTGCTGGTGCCGCTGGAGGAAGCCTTTGGCTGGAGCCGCAGCGCCATTTCCTTCGCCGCGGCCCTGGGCATCTTTCTCTACGGCCTGGTGGGACCCTTCGCCGCCGCCGCGATGGAGCGCTTCGGGCTGCGGCGCGTGCTGATCGGCGCGCTGATCCTGATGTCGGCGTCCAGCGCGGTCAGCGCGTACATGACCGAGCCCTGGCACCTGATCATGACCTGGGGCGTGTTCTCGGGCCTCAGTTCGGGCGCCGTCGCCATTGTGATGGGCGCGACCGTGGTCAATCGCTGGTTCGTCAAGCATCGCGGGTTGATGATGGGCTTGCTGACCGCCAGCGCCGCCACCGGCACGCTGGTGTTCCTGCCCGTGCTGGCCGCGCTGGCCTCGTCGGGCGACTGGACGCGCGTGGTCTGGACGGTCGCTGGCGCCGCCGCCGCGCTGGTGCCGCTGGCCTGGTGGCTGGTTCCCGACCGACCGTCCAGCGTCGGCGTCGCGCCGTTCGGCAGCGATCCGCTGGCCCCGCCCGCGCCTGCCGCGCCGCGCACCGGCATGCTGGCGGCCACCTTCGGCACGCTGGCCCGCGCCGCCAGGACGCGCACGTTCTGGTATCTCTTTGCCACTTTCTTCGTGTGCGGCTTCACCACGAACGGCCTGGTCGGCACGCATCTGATCGCGCTGTGCGGGGACCACGGCATGCCCGAGGTGCAGGCGGCGGGCCTGCTGGCCATGATGGGGATCTTCGATCTGCTGGGCACCACGGCGTCCGGATGGCTTACCGACCGCTACGATCCGCGCAAGCTGCTTTTCGTTTACTACGCGCTGCGCGGCCTGTCGCTGATGTACCTGCCCTATTCCGATTTCTCGTTCTACAGCCTGTCGATCTTCGCGATCTTCTTCGGACTGGACTGGATCGCCACCGTGCCGCCGACGTTGCGCCTGACGACCGAAGCCTTTGGCGAACGCGACGCCTCCATCGTGTTCGGCTGGATCGTGGCGGGCCACCAGATGGGCGCGGCCAGCGCCGCGTGGATGGCGGGCGCGCTGCGCGAGGCGCAGGGCAATTACCTGATGGCCTTCGTGATTTCTGGCGCAACAGGCATCATCGCCGCCGTGCTGGCCCTGATGATCGGCCGACGGCGCGCAGTGGCGCAACCGGCCTGA
- a CDS encoding TetR/AcrR family transcriptional regulator: protein MASKTQPPTSAPATGNSAAKPLPAADRIRKTAREMFYRDGIRAVGVDAIVTQAGVTKPSLYRSFSSKDELAATYLRDYDAEFWARFDAACAAHPGDPRAQLLEYLRGMAARAVQNGYRGCGLTNAAVEYPDSDHPARAVAVAHKQELRRRLNAMTAGMGASDPEALADGLLLLIEGAFVSSQLFGQGGPAGRVAEMAHKLIQAHMPG from the coding sequence ATGGCCAGCAAGACCCAGCCCCCCACCTCCGCGCCGGCGACCGGAAACTCGGCTGCCAAGCCACTGCCGGCGGCCGACCGCATCCGCAAAACGGCGCGCGAGATGTTCTACCGCGACGGCATCCGCGCCGTCGGCGTCGATGCGATCGTGACCCAGGCAGGGGTGACCAAGCCCAGCCTGTACCGCAGCTTTTCGTCCAAGGACGAACTGGCGGCAACCTACCTGCGCGACTATGACGCCGAGTTCTGGGCGCGCTTTGACGCGGCCTGCGCTGCCCATCCCGGCGATCCGCGCGCCCAATTGCTGGAGTACCTGAGGGGCATGGCCGCTCGCGCCGTCCAGAACGGCTACCGCGGCTGCGGCCTGACGAACGCGGCGGTCGAGTATCCGGATTCGGACCATCCGGCGCGTGCCGTGGCCGTGGCGCACAAGCAGGAATTGCGCCGCCGGTTGAACGCCATGACGGCCGGGATGGGCGCGTCCGATCCCGAGGCCCTGGCCGACGGTCTGCTGCTGCTGATCGAGGGCGCCTTCGTGTCAAGCCAGCTGTTTGGCCAGGGCGGGCCGGCCGGCAGGGTCGCCGAAATGGCCCATAAGCTGATCCAGGCGCACATGCCTGGCTGA
- a CDS encoding XRE family transcriptional regulator: MSDTALKNARMSDALERSLIREAIKAETLSGSSTASRWLRLKVRMAGFGGAVGEILHNMDAGRRQHPVVSAYH, translated from the coding sequence ATGAGCGATACCGCGTTGAAAAATGCCCGTATGTCGGATGCGCTGGAGCGGTCCTTGATCCGCGAGGCCATCAAGGCGGAAACCCTGTCCGGTTCGTCCACGGCCTCGCGCTGGTTGCGCCTGAAGGTGCGCATGGCCGGATTCGGCGGCGCCGTCGGCGAGATCCTGCACAACATGGACGCCGGCCGACGCCAGCACCCGGTCGTTTCCGCGTACCACTGA
- a CDS encoding Nramp family divalent metal transporter: protein MTRFIYAISGGNAVLAQDARVSANLRRMVGSGILVAVGYIDPGNWATDIAGGSGFGYGLLMVVITSAFLALGFQVLVSRLALATGQDLATLTARHLSPRLAKAAWLAGEAAILATALAELIGGAIALRLLFNLPLIAGVAVTGIGTFAVLALTRGNADRHERVIALLLSVVALSFVFLLFKANPAWTEVAHGVTETGKALRDPQGFLIALGILGATLMPHNLYLHSGSLAQRARDLPPQARDMAMRVARNDTIVSLGVAMLINSAIMIVAAASLSGSGMVVSSLDDAHAVIGHTLGVGAAIVFAVALYAAGQSSTITGVLAGRILSQGFQVGSNWSDRRRALMTRLVAGAAAVGLLAVTGGQDPDGLLVLSQVILSLALPFALGPLVVLACRKGLMGRYVLRGAWAWAAIGATVGIIVLDGYLLLDIVA from the coding sequence ATGACCCGATTCATTTACGCGATATCCGGCGGCAATGCCGTCCTGGCGCAGGATGCGCGGGTGTCCGCCAACCTGCGCCGGATGGTCGGATCCGGCATCCTGGTGGCCGTCGGCTACATCGATCCGGGCAACTGGGCCACCGACATCGCGGGAGGCAGCGGCTTCGGCTACGGCCTGCTCATGGTCGTCATCACGTCGGCCTTTCTGGCGCTGGGTTTCCAGGTGCTGGTGTCGCGCCTGGCGCTGGCCACGGGCCAGGACCTGGCCACCCTCACCGCGCGCCACCTGTCGCCGCGTCTGGCCAAGGCGGCCTGGCTGGCCGGCGAGGCCGCGATCCTGGCCACCGCGCTGGCCGAACTGATCGGCGGCGCGATTGCGCTGCGGCTGCTGTTCAATCTGCCGCTGATTGCGGGCGTCGCCGTCACGGGCATCGGCACCTTTGCCGTGCTGGCCCTGACGCGCGGCAACGCCGACCGGCACGAGCGCGTGATCGCGCTGCTGCTGTCGGTGGTGGCGCTGTCATTCGTTTTCCTGCTGTTCAAGGCCAATCCGGCCTGGACGGAAGTGGCGCACGGCGTGACGGAAACCGGCAAGGCGTTGCGCGACCCGCAGGGCTTCCTGATTGCGTTGGGCATCCTGGGCGCCACCCTCATGCCGCACAACCTCTACCTGCATTCCGGTTCGCTGGCGCAACGGGCGCGGGATCTGCCGCCCCAAGCGCGAGACATGGCGATGCGGGTGGCGCGCAACGACACCATCGTGTCGCTGGGCGTGGCCATGCTGATCAATTCGGCCATCATGATCGTGGCTGCGGCGTCACTTTCCGGGTCAGGCATGGTCGTGTCCAGCCTGGACGACGCGCACGCGGTGATTGGACACACGCTGGGCGTGGGCGCGGCAATCGTCTTTGCCGTGGCGCTCTATGCCGCGGGGCAAAGCTCCACCATCACGGGCGTGCTCGCCGGCCGCATCCTGTCGCAGGGTTTCCAGGTGGGCAGCAATTGGTCGGACCGGCGCCGTGCGCTCATGACGCGCCTGGTGGCGGGCGCCGCTGCCGTGGGCCTGCTGGCCGTGACGGGCGGCCAGGATCCCGATGGATTGCTGGTGCTCAGCCAGGTCATCCTGAGCCTGGCCCTGCCCTTCGCATTGGGTCCGCTGGTGGTCCTGGCCTGCCGCAAGGGCCTGATGGGCCGCTACGTGTTGCGCGGCGCCTGGGCATGGGCGGCCATCGGCGCAACCGTGGGAATCATCGTGCTGGATGGGTATCTGCTGCTGGACATCGTGGCCTGA
- a CDS encoding OsmC family protein, which yields MKKTATAAWTGDLKTGKGTISTQSGALKSQPYGFNTRFGDTPGTNPEELLGAAHAGCFTMALSNILSEAGMVAQSLDTKAEVTLDKVDDGFSITAVHLTVEAVIPGASAEAFEEAARKAEKGCPVSKVLNAKISMDAKLKS from the coding sequence ATGAAGAAAACCGCAACCGCCGCCTGGACCGGCGATCTGAAGACTGGCAAAGGCACGATTTCCACGCAGAGCGGCGCGCTCAAGAGCCAACCCTACGGTTTCAACACCCGGTTCGGCGACACCCCCGGCACCAATCCCGAAGAACTGCTGGGCGCCGCGCACGCCGGCTGCTTCACGATGGCGCTGTCCAACATCCTGTCCGAGGCCGGCATGGTCGCGCAAAGCCTGGACACCAAGGCGGAAGTCACGCTGGACAAGGTCGATGACGGCTTTTCCATCACCGCCGTCCACCTCACCGTCGAAGCCGTCATCCCCGGGGCGTCGGCCGAGGCTTTTGAAGAGGCCGCACGCAAGGCGGAAAAAGGCTGCCCGGTATCCAAGGTGCTGAACGCGAAGATCTCGATGGACGCCAAGCTGAAATCCTGA
- a CDS encoding ABC transporter substrate-binding protein, protein MPRILARYACAVALAVPALSAQAEIVIGVDVSTTGPAAAIGIQTNNAIRLWPNTLGGEPARYVVLDDGTDVSRAVKNMRKLTSEDKVDAIVGPNITASALAALDVLAETKTPMIALAASSVIVEPQSDPKRAWAFKMPQNDSLMATVLVEDMKKKGLKNVAFIGFADSYGDSWWKEFSAAAGSDLKLVAQERFQRTDASVVGQVLKVIAAKPDAVLIAGSGTPAALPQKTLLERGYTGAIYQTHGIGTLEFLQVGGKDVEGTLFPTGPGVVARELPDSNPVKKVAVEFADKYEQQYGPNTLTQFAGDAYGAWMLLDSAVSRALKTGAKPGTPEFRLALRDPLEQTRDLVVPNGVLNITKDNHQGFDERARVMGTVKNGRFSYAQ, encoded by the coding sequence ATGCCTCGCATCCTTGCCCGCTACGCCTGCGCCGTCGCGCTGGCCGTTCCCGCCCTGTCCGCACAAGCCGAAATCGTGATTGGCGTGGACGTGTCCACCACGGGCCCCGCCGCCGCCATTGGCATCCAGACCAACAACGCGATCCGGCTCTGGCCCAATACGCTGGGCGGCGAGCCCGCGCGCTATGTGGTGCTGGACGACGGCACCGACGTGAGCCGCGCGGTGAAGAACATGCGCAAGCTGACCTCCGAAGACAAGGTCGATGCCATCGTCGGCCCCAACATCACGGCGTCCGCGCTGGCCGCGCTGGACGTGCTGGCCGAAACCAAGACCCCGATGATCGCCCTCGCGGCCTCCAGCGTCATCGTCGAGCCGCAGTCCGATCCCAAGCGCGCCTGGGCCTTCAAGATGCCGCAGAACGACTCGCTGATGGCGACGGTCCTGGTCGAGGACATGAAGAAAAAGGGCCTGAAGAACGTGGCCTTCATCGGCTTTGCGGATTCCTATGGTGACAGCTGGTGGAAGGAATTCTCGGCCGCGGCCGGTTCCGATCTGAAGCTCGTGGCGCAGGAACGCTTCCAGCGCACCGATGCCTCGGTCGTCGGCCAGGTGCTGAAGGTCATCGCGGCCAAGCCGGACGCGGTGCTGATCGCCGGCTCGGGCACGCCGGCGGCGCTGCCGCAGAAGACGCTGCTGGAACGCGGCTACACGGGCGCCATCTACCAGACGCATGGCATCGGCACGCTGGAGTTTCTGCAGGTGGGCGGCAAGGACGTCGAAGGCACCCTGTTCCCGACGGGGCCCGGCGTCGTCGCGCGGGAATTGCCCGATTCCAACCCGGTCAAGAAGGTGGCCGTGGAATTCGCGGACAAGTACGAGCAGCAATACGGCCCCAACACCCTGACGCAGTTTGCGGGCGACGCGTACGGCGCCTGGATGCTGCTGGACTCGGCCGTGTCGCGCGCCTTGAAGACGGGCGCCAAGCCCGGCACGCCGGAGTTCCGCCTGGCCCTGCGCGATCCGCTGGAACAGACGCGCGACCTGGTGGTGCCCAACGGCGTGCTCAACATCACCAAGGACAACCACCAGGGGTTCGACGAGCGCGCCCGCGTCATGGGCACGGTCAAGAACGGGCGGTTCTCCTACGCGCAATAA
- the ehuB gene encoding ectoine/hydroxyectoine ABC transporter substrate-binding protein EhuB: MTLIRSRRLLLALSLGILAACSDSGADKTSAAAGGAAGTGTSTLEAAKAAGKIRIGYANEAPFAYMDSKEAKVTGESVEIARVVLKRMGINEVEGVLTEFGSLIPGLAAERFDIIAAGMYVTPERCKQVAFSDPTYGVGEAFLVQEGNPKKLHSYEDVAKNPDAKLGVVVGAIEGEYAEKVKIPSDQVVVFPDAVSALSGVQAGRADAYAATALTINDLMVKTQEGSGLEKADPFTDPVIDGKGVRGYGAYAFRTDDKAFADAFNAELAKFIGTDEHKKLVEPFGFTAQELPQGVTAEKLCAGQ; this comes from the coding sequence ATGACCTTGATCCGTTCCAGACGTCTGCTGTTGGCCCTGAGCCTGGGCATTCTTGCGGCTTGCTCCGACTCCGGCGCCGACAAGACCTCGGCGGCGGCCGGCGGCGCGGCCGGGACCGGCACCAGCACTCTCGAGGCCGCCAAGGCGGCCGGCAAGATCCGGATCGGTTACGCCAATGAAGCGCCGTTCGCCTACATGGACAGCAAAGAGGCCAAGGTCACCGGCGAATCCGTCGAAATTGCCCGCGTGGTGCTCAAGCGCATGGGCATCAATGAGGTCGAAGGCGTGCTGACGGAATTTGGCTCGCTGATCCCGGGCCTGGCCGCCGAGCGCTTCGACATCATCGCGGCCGGCATGTACGTCACGCCGGAACGCTGCAAACAGGTGGCCTTCTCGGACCCGACGTATGGCGTGGGCGAAGCGTTCCTGGTCCAGGAAGGCAATCCGAAAAAACTGCACAGCTATGAAGACGTGGCCAAGAACCCCGACGCCAAGCTGGGCGTGGTGGTCGGCGCCATCGAAGGCGAGTATGCCGAGAAGGTCAAGATCCCCTCGGACCAGGTCGTGGTGTTTCCGGATGCCGTCAGCGCGCTGTCGGGCGTGCAGGCCGGCCGCGCCGACGCGTACGCGGCGACCGCGCTCACCATCAACGACCTGATGGTCAAGACGCAAGAGGGCAGCGGGCTGGAAAAGGCCGATCCGTTTACCGACCCGGTGATCGACGGCAAGGGCGTGCGCGGTTATGGCGCCTATGCCTTCCGCACAGATGACAAGGCGTTTGCCGACGCCTTCAATGCCGAACTGGCCAAGTTCATCGGCACCGACGAGCACAAGAAGCTCGTCGAGCCGTTCGGCTTCACCGCCCAAGAGCTGCCCCAGGGCGTGACCGCAGAAAAGCTCTGCGCCGGACAGTAA
- the ehuC gene encoding ectoine/hydroxyectoine ABC transporter permease subunit EhuC — translation MPFFSEPIAELVPPLLEGLGVTLQILAGAVVLAVPLALLSGLGRLSAVRPVRWLASVYVEVFRGTSALVQLFWFYFVLPLFGVQLPAMLVGIVVLALNAGAYGAEVVRGAIRAVPPGQREAGVALNLTRRQIMRRIVLPQAVPAMLPPAGNLLIELLKNTALVSLITITDLTFRGQLLRSETLRTTEIFTLMLLMYFAVALLITAGVRLLERRVRIR, via the coding sequence ATGCCGTTCTTTTCGGAACCTATCGCGGAGCTCGTCCCGCCGCTCCTTGAGGGGCTGGGCGTCACGCTCCAGATCCTGGCGGGGGCGGTGGTACTGGCCGTGCCGCTGGCGCTGCTGTCCGGGTTGGGACGCCTGTCCGCCGTGCGCCCCGTCCGGTGGCTGGCCTCGGTCTATGTCGAAGTCTTCCGCGGCACCTCCGCGCTGGTGCAGCTATTCTGGTTCTACTTCGTGCTGCCGCTGTTCGGCGTGCAGTTGCCGGCCATGCTGGTGGGCATCGTGGTGCTGGCGCTGAATGCGGGCGCCTATGGCGCGGAAGTGGTGCGGGGCGCCATCCGGGCGGTTCCGCCCGGGCAGCGCGAAGCCGGCGTGGCGCTGAACCTGACCCGCCGGCAGATCATGCGGCGCATCGTGCTGCCGCAAGCAGTGCCCGCAATGTTGCCGCCCGCGGGCAACCTGCTGATCGAACTGCTGAAGAACACCGCGCTGGTGTCGCTGATCACGATCACCGACCTGACGTTCCGCGGCCAATTGCTGCGCAGCGAAACCCTGCGCACGACCGAGATCTTCACCTTGATGCTGCTGATGTACTTCGCGGTGGCGCTGCTGATCACCGCGGGCGTGCGCCTGCTTGAGCGGAGGGTCCGGATCCGATGA
- the ehuD gene encoding ectoine/hydroxyectoine ABC transporter permease subunit EhuD: protein MTPIFDWSFALEILPTLGSALVITIQATVLGMLVAVTLGLVLAMLRRSRLRVVSLPAAFFIEFVRSTPLLVQMYFLFYVLPLTGVQMSPLMTGIVALGLHYATYCAEVYRAGIEAVPRGQWEAATALNMSRWRTAVGVVLPQAIPPVVPALGNYLVAMFKDTPLLSAITVVELLQQSKMIGSSTFRYTEPLTLVGLLFLALSLVAAWGVRGLEARLQRYGGKR, encoded by the coding sequence ATGACGCCGATTTTCGATTGGTCTTTCGCACTGGAAATCCTGCCCACGCTGGGGTCGGCGCTGGTCATCACGATCCAGGCCACCGTGCTGGGCATGCTGGTGGCGGTCACGCTGGGCCTGGTGCTTGCGATGCTGCGCCGTTCCCGGCTGCGCGTCGTGTCGCTGCCCGCAGCGTTCTTCATCGAGTTCGTGCGCAGCACGCCGCTGCTGGTGCAGATGTATTTCCTGTTCTACGTGCTGCCCCTGACCGGCGTCCAGATGTCGCCGCTCATGACCGGGATCGTGGCGCTGGGCCTGCACTATGCGACCTACTGCGCCGAGGTCTACCGCGCCGGCATCGAAGCCGTGCCGCGTGGCCAATGGGAGGCGGCCACGGCCCTGAACATGTCGCGCTGGCGGACCGCGGTGGGCGTGGTGCTGCCCCAGGCGATCCCGCCCGTGGTGCCGGCGCTGGGCAACTACCTGGTGGCGATGTTCAAGGACACGCCGCTGCTGTCGGCCATTACCGTGGTCGAACTGCTGCAGCAAAGCAAGATGATCGGTTCGTCGACGTTCCGGTACACCGAACCCCTGACCCTGGTGGGCCTGCTGTTCCTGGCGCTGAGCCTGGTCGCGGCGTGGGGTGTGCGCGGCCTGGAGGCCCGCCTGCAACGATATGGAGGAAAGCGATGA
- the ehuA gene encoding ectoine/hydroxyectoine ABC transporter ATP-binding protein EhuA, which yields MSASLNIRNLHKQYGDLEVLRGINLEIPAGQTVAVIGPSGSGKSTLLRVLMTLDQPTSGDIEIDGESMWTDAQGRPVGPNSDHLRKVRGKIGMVFQHFNLFPHMTALGNAMEAPMHVLGMTRSQARERAVEYLDMVGLGDKLDVYPAQLSGGQKQRVGIARALAMCPEIMLFDEVTSALDPELVGGILQILRDLSARRSMTMIIVTHQMKFAERSSDRTLFFDQGNIVEDAESSVLFSQPKEPRTRQFLDSVIEGQ from the coding sequence ATGAGCGCCAGCCTGAACATCAGGAATCTGCACAAACAATACGGAGACCTGGAAGTCCTGCGCGGCATCAATCTCGAGATACCCGCCGGCCAGACGGTGGCCGTCATCGGCCCCTCGGGGTCGGGCAAGTCCACCTTGCTGCGCGTGCTGATGACGCTGGACCAGCCCACCAGCGGCGATATCGAGATCGACGGCGAGTCGATGTGGACGGACGCGCAGGGCCGCCCCGTCGGCCCCAATTCCGACCACCTGCGCAAGGTGCGCGGCAAGATCGGCATGGTGTTCCAGCACTTCAACCTGTTTCCGCACATGACGGCGCTGGGCAACGCCATGGAAGCGCCCATGCATGTGCTGGGCATGACCCGCAGCCAGGCGCGCGAACGCGCCGTGGAATACCTGGACATGGTTGGCCTGGGCGACAAGCTGGACGTCTATCCGGCGCAACTGTCCGGGGGCCAGAAGCAGCGCGTGGGCATCGCGCGAGCGCTGGCGATGTGTCCCGAGATCATGTTGTTCGACGAGGTCACGTCCGCGCTGGATCCGGAGCTGGTGGGCGGGATCCTGCAGATCCTGCGCGATTTGTCCGCGCGCCGCAGCATGACGATGATCATCGTCACGCACCAGATGAAATTCGCCGAACGCAGCTCGGACCGGACGCTGTTCTTCGATCAGGGCAACATCGTCGAGGACGCGGAATCGTCGGTGCTGTTCAGCCAGCCCAAGGAGCCGCGCACGCGCCAGTTCCTGGATTCGGTGATCGAGGGGCAGTAG